Proteins encoded by one window of Molothrus aeneus isolate 106 chromosome 16, BPBGC_Maene_1.0, whole genome shotgun sequence:
- the E4F1 gene encoding transcription factor E4F1, translating to MAAPPRPSTPRTPLAAPPPAPAARASPLAAPRTDRVPIGRRCRRPRPPRREPVPLPVLPLVAADGARRAALSLAARPESPPPARCYCRHLAARCDTGAAMATGAGPAALTAGAAGPGRGAGSGPPAPVASPAALIGLSPPFGEQDEDDVHKCGRCHSEFSSLQEFVQHKLQKGCQRPPDPLTGLLGHEGQKVVPAVEESITVAHIVVEASSIAEEISNASAIVGSGHIKEVVVAGDHVFENPNGHVDGEVSEEQDSSSELLKVKLQVNKEGRYVCELCQKTFKTASILKAHMITHSSRKDYECKLCGTSFRTKGSLIRHHRRHTDERPYKCKKCGKSFRESGALTRHLKSLTPCTEKIRFNMTKEIVVNKDDLPSGPCSSTTDVVSSIASESIEASPVIHFVTDAKGNVLHEVHVQMQELPVVDAKPLEADQPHPEELPCVGEVNSENLLRQAMRNSGIVIERVALEEVQKLDEPVAAAPEELQNKGVEVEEEPCVEQSVKVEGAEATPAERTNGYKRYICSHCNEAFNEAAALETHSKSHTEYKPFKCEECGKEFTKGYLLKKHQEVHVNERRFRCGECGKLYKTIAHVKGHRRVHSDERPYACPKCGKRYKTKNAQQVHFRTHLEDKPYVCQFCSRGFREKGSLVRHIRHHTGEKPFKCYKCGRGFAEHGTLNRHLRTKGGCLLAMKDVEEVMVSEESQSADNLAATVLSEDPHTVLVEFSSVVADTQEYIIETSTEDMETSEATEIIEGTRHEVDSHIMKVVQQIVNQANSGHQIIVQNVTVAEGGAAADAADTITIATPESLTEQVAMTLASAIGDGAVLATDGGLAAQEATVTMVASEDIEIMEHAGEFVIAAQEGDVEVQTVIV from the exons ATGGCCGCGCCACCGCGCCCGAGCACCCCGCGCACCCCATTGGCCgcgccgccccccgcgcccgccgcccgcgccTCCCCATTGGCCGCGCCCCGCACGGACCGCGTCCCCATtgggcggcgctgccggcggccACGCCCTCCCCGCCGGGAGCCGGTGCCCCTCCCCGTCCTCCCGCTCGTCGCCGCCGATGgcgcccgccgcgccgcgcTTTCATTGGCCGCCCGTCCCGAGAGCCCGCCCCCCGCGCGCTGCTATTG CCGCCATCTTGCGGCGCGTTGCGACACGGGGGCCGCGATGGCAacgggcgcggggccggcggcgctTACGGCAGGAGCGGCCGGGCCAGGCCGGGGCGCGGGCTCCGGGCCCCCCGCGCCCGTCGCGTCCCCCGCCGCCCTCATCGGCCTCTCGCCGCCCTTCGGTGAGCAAG ACGAGGATGACGTGCACAAGTGCGGGCGCTGCCATTCGGAGttcagctccctgcaggagttCGTGCAGCACAAGCTGCAGAAGGGCTGCCAGCGCCCTCCCGACCCGCTCACCGGGCTCCTCGGCCACGAAGGACAAAAG gtGGTTCCTGCTGTCGAGGAGTCCATCACTGTTGCTCACATTGTTGTTGAAGCATCTTCCATTGCAGAGGAGATCAGCAACGCCTCGGCCATCGTAG GCAGTGGGCACATCAAAGAGGTCGTTGTAGCAGGAGACCATGTGTTTGAGAACCCGAATGGCCACGTGGATGGGGAGGTCAGTGAggagcaggacagttccagtgAGCTGCTCAAGGTCAAGCTGCAGGTGAACAAGGAGGGGCGATACGTGTGTGAGCTGTGCCAGAAGACATTTAAAACT GCCAGCATCCTCAAAGCTCACATGATcactcacagcagcaggaaggactATGAGTGTAAACTCTGTGGGACTTCCTTTAGGACAAAGGGGTCTCTGATCCGACACCATCGGCGGCACACGG ATGAAAGACCTTACAAATGCAAGAAATGTGGGAAAAGCTTCCGGGAATCGGGAGCTTTGACTCGGCACCTTAAATCTCTGACGCCTTGCACTGAAAAAATCCGTTTCAACATGACCAAAGAAATAGTTGTCAACAAAGATGATCTGCCATCAG GACCCTGCAGCTCCACCACAGACGTGGTGTCCTCCATAGCGAGCGAATCCATCGAGGCCTCCCCTGTCATCCACTTCGTGACAGATGCAAAAGGCAACGTGCTCCACGAGGTCCATGTCCAGATGCAGGAACTGCCCGTGGTGGATGCAAAGCCCCTGGAGGCAGAT CAGCCGCAtcctgaggagctgccctgtgTGGGGGAAGTGAACAGTGAGAACCTGCTGAGGCAGGCCATGAGGAATTCGGGGATTGTCATCGAGAGAGTGGCTCTGGAGGAGGTGCAGAAGCTGGATGAAcctgtggcagctgctccagaagagctgcagaacaaaGGGGTGGAAGTAGAAGAGGAGCCATGTGTGGAGCAGAGTGTTAAagtggaaggagcagaggct ACGCCTGCAGAAAGAACCAACGGGTACAAACGTTACATTTGCTCTCACTGTAATGAAGCCTTCAATGAAGCTGCTGCCCTGGAAACTCACAGCAAGAGTCACACAG AGTACAAACCTTTCAAGTGCGAGGAGTGTGGCAAGGAGTTCACCAAGGGCTACCTGCTGAAGAAGCACCAGGAGGTGCACGTGAACGAGCGGCGGTTCCGCTGCGGGGAGTGTGGCAAGCTCTACAAGACCATAGCCCACGTCAAGGGGCACCGGCGCGTGCACTCGGACGAGCGGCCCTACGCCTGCCCCAAGTGCGGCAAGCGCTACAAGACAAAG AATGCCCAGCAGGTGCATTTCCGTACCCACCTGGAGGATAAACCTTATGTGTGCCAGTTCTGCAGCCGGGGCTTCCGGGAGAAGGGCTCCCTGGTGCGCCACATCCGCCACCACACCGGCGAGAAGCCCTTCAAGTGCTACAAGTGCGGCCGCGGCTTCGCCGAGCACGGCACCCTCAACAGGCACCTCAGAACCAAAG GTGGCTGCCTCCTTGCTATGAAGGATGTGGAAGAAGTGATGGTGTCAGAGGAGAGTCAGTCTGCTGACAACTTGGCAGCCACAGTCCTTTCGGAAGACCCGCACACGGTTCTGGTGGAGTTCTCCTCAGTGGTGGCAGACACCCAGGAGTACATCATCGAG ACTTCTACCGAAGACATGGAGACCAGTGAAGCTACTGAAATAATAGAGGGAACAAGACATGAG GTGGACAGCCACATCATGAAGGTGGTGCAGCAGATCGTGAACCAGGCCAACTCGGGCCACCAGATCATCGTGCAGAACGTCACCGTGGCCGAGGGCGGCGCGGCCGCCGACGCCGCTGACACCATCACCATCGCCACGCCCGAGAGCCTCACCGAGCAGGTGGCCATGACCCTGGCCTCGGCCATCGGCGACGGCGCCGTGCTGGCCACCGACGGCGGCCTGGCCGCGCAGGAGGCCACCGTCACCATGGTGGCCTCCGAGGACATCGAGATCATGGAGCACGCCGGGGAGTTCGTCATCGCCGCGCAGGAGGGAGACGTGGAGGTGCAGACCGTGATCGTGTGA